From one Alicyclobacillus acidocaldarius subsp. acidocaldarius Tc-4-1 genomic stretch:
- the rimI gene encoding ribosomal protein S18-alanine N-acetyltransferase yields the protein MSPAAFDPQKLSIRRMMLKDLDDVMRVETRSFTAPWSRQAFVGELVENRLARYVVAEYDGRVVGYAGFWMIMDEGHITNIAVDPDFRGLKLGERLLEAIMSMCMALGGRKMTLEVRVTNHVAQNLYRKYGFERVGVRKGYYTDNNEDALIMWVDLPPKVMRDREVQA from the coding sequence GTGAGCCCGGCGGCGTTCGATCCGCAGAAGCTCTCCATCCGCCGCATGATGCTGAAGGATCTCGACGACGTCATGCGCGTGGAGACGCGATCGTTTACGGCCCCGTGGTCGCGGCAGGCGTTCGTGGGCGAGTTGGTGGAGAACCGGCTGGCGCGCTATGTGGTGGCGGAGTACGACGGGCGCGTGGTGGGCTACGCCGGCTTCTGGATGATCATGGACGAGGGGCACATCACGAACATCGCGGTCGATCCCGACTTCCGCGGCCTGAAGCTGGGCGAGCGGCTGCTCGAGGCCATCATGTCGATGTGCATGGCCCTCGGCGGACGCAAGATGACGCTCGAGGTGCGGGTCACGAACCACGTGGCGCAGAATCTGTACCGGAAGTACGGCTTCGAGCGCGTGGGCGTGCGCAAGGGCTACTACACGGACAACAACGAGGACGCGCTCATCATGTGGGTGGACCTCCCACCCAAGGTCATGCGCGACAGAGAGGTGCAAGCATGA